From Aspergillus fumigatus Af293 chromosome 5, whole genome shotgun sequence, a single genomic window includes:
- the steA gene encoding sexual development transcription factor SteA, with product MYTQHGAQMAPPQKPETFMLSNEAQQSLPHDAQVALQQVDNLKYFLLSAPVDWPRDQLIRRYLLPTGDYISCVLWNNLFHISGTDIVRCLAFRFQAFGRPVKNSKKFEEGIFSDLRNLKAGTDATLEEPKSPFLDFLYKNNCIRTQKKQKVFYWYSVPHDRLFLDALERDLKREKMGQEATTLAVSEPALSFEFDSSQSLYEQLTKAQQANSSSFHAGTTFGQSNSPIVRTVDAMPPPQMAPPAMTVLQDDAGNQAMYSTMPMAHPLTQAIIKREPDYGQIQYDCNGIPIRIHQRHASMPSFVVEYSPAPSFVSSQYEDYSNRGLSFEPVTPPQHSVPLGPEPAYIANEDTGLYTAIPDITSAATFNPMMQLPPSNLASASYPMPARTYHSNVYSVIEGSPTYKQRRRRSSIPPSAAANGHAQTTSAPSQQIAYAAHRPSDLRRSVSNSVVPAAEGEDTHEASNHGANGYTSAVLPQRNLLHDMSRNGTPLSNVEENPESNPQTTGHQDDLVTLPNGEAYEGGVQNNVSNKVERFTPGPIRRARSATMMELGPYPQKSHSCPIPSCGRLFKRLEHLKRHVRTHTQERPYPCPYCNKAFSRSDNLAQHRRIHEAQQDGQQPLPTHDEDLENEENELGSDRESSPGEAIPSSMANVMGLTSMPSTMPLTSSMPSMMAPQMIAPQLLQQQI from the exons ATGTATACTCAACATGGTGCCCAAATGGCACCCCCGCAAAAACCGGAGACGTTTATGTTGTCGAACGAAGCGCAACAAAGTCTCCCTCACGATGCGCAAGTTGCGCTTCAACAGGTTGATAATT TGAAGTACTTCCTTCTTTCGGCGCCCGTAGACTGGCCAAGGGACCAACTGATTCGCCGATATCTACTGCCCACCGGCGATTATATTTCCTGCGTtctctg GAACAACCTGTTCCACATCTCCGGCACTGATATCGTCCGATGTCTCGCCTTTCGTTTTCAAGCCTTTGGCCGTCCGGTCAAAAACTCGAAGAAGTTTGAGGAGGGTATTTTCTCCGATCTTCGAAATCTGAAGGCTGGCACCGATGCGACACTCGAAGAACCCAAAAGCCCCTTTCTCGATTTTCTCTATAAGAACAACTGCATCAGGacacagaagaagcagaaggtcTTTTACTGGTACAGTGTGCCACACGATAGGCTATTCCTCGATGCGCTGGAACGTGACctgaagagggagaagatggggCAGGAGGCGACCACTCTTGCGGTCAGCGAGCCGGCCTTGTCGTTTGAATTTGACTCGTCGCAGTCGTTGTATGAGCAACTGACAAAGGCACAACAAGCAAATTCATCATCCTTTCACGCGGGTACGACATTTGGCCAGTCCAACTCCCCAATTGTTCGGACTGTTGACGCAATGCCTCCTCCCCAGATGGCTCCTCCCGCGATGACAGTTCTCCAAGACGATGCTGGCAATCAGGCGATGTACAGTACGATGCCCATGGCTCATCCCCTGACCCAGGCCATAATTAAGCGCGAGCCCGACTACGGGCAGATCCAGTATGATTGCAATGGCATCCCGATCCGCATACACCAGCGGCATGCTTCCATGCCTAGTTTTGTTGTCGAGTATTCGCCTGCACCGTCCTTTGTTTCCTCACAGTACGAAGACTACAGCAACCGCGGCTTATCGTTCGAACCCGTCACCCCACCACAGCACAGCGTTCCACTTGGGCCTGAACCGGCTTATATCGCAAACGAGGACACAGGTCTCTACACTGCGATTCCTGACATTACTTCTGCAGCCACCTTCAATCCTATGATGCAGCTACCGCCGTCAAACCTAGCAAGCGCGTCTTACCCGATGCCTGCCAGGACATACCATTCGAACGTATATTCGGTGATTGAGGGGTCTCCAACGTACAAGCAACGTCGTCGTCGCTCTTCAATTCCACCGAGTGCCGCGGCTAATGGACACGCCCAAACAACATCCGCACCATCTCAGCAGATTGCGTATGCCGCCCATCGGCCGAGTGATCTCCGACGTTCCGTCTCAAATTCGGTGGTGCCGGCAGCAGAAGGGGAGGACACACATGAAGCTTCTAATCATGGCGCAAACGGATATACTTCTGCAGTTCTCCCACAGAGGAATTTGTTGCACGATATGTCCCGCAACGGGACCCCGCTCTCAAATGTCGAGGAAAATCCTGAGTCGAATCCTCAGACGACGGGCCATCAGGATGACCTGGTCACGCTTCCCAATGGAGAAGCGTACGAGGGAGGTGTGCAGAACAATGTTTCAAATAAAGTGGAGCGATTTACTCCTGGCCCCATTCGCCGCGCCCGAAGTGCTACAATGATGGAGCTAGGACCATACCCTCAGAAGTCTCACTCGTGCCCGATTCCATCGTGCGGGCGGCTTTTCAAGCGATTGGAACATCTCAAACG GCATGTGCGCACCCACACACAAGAGCGACCTTATCCCTGTCCTTATTGCAATAAAGCCTTCTCCCGCTCCGACAATCTTGCGCA ACATCGTCGTATCCACGAGGCTCAACAGGATGGCCAGCAACCACTTCCTACACACGACGAAGACCTTGAAAACGAGGAGAACGAACTTGGATCAGACAGAGAATCATCGCCTGGCGAAGCTATACCCAGTTCTATGGCCAATGTCATGGGCTTGACATCGATGCCTTCGACAATGCCGCTGACCTCTTCGATGCCGAGCATGATGGCTCCCCAAATGATCGCtccccagcttctgcagcagcaAATCTGA
- a CDS encoding putative sucrose transporter gives MSATDDRVADEFSPLVGPNRTDDDDVVDSITVSQRHHGAPQGDHSRNFAETKSSWYLFLLTLCIIGLQVVWSVELSNGSPYLLSLGMSKALLAFVWIAGPLTGTLVQPYIGIRSDNCRIPWGKRKPFMIAGAAATIVALLALAWVQEIVGGALGIFGVDPASDGTRATIIFLATVLMYCLDFAINTVQAGIRAFIVDNAPAHQQESANAWASRLTGVGNILGYIFGYLDLPKIFPFLGNTQFKVLCALSSLVLAITLSISCSYIHERDPRLEGPPSKDSQGLVGFFRQVFKSIKFLPPQIAKVCQVQLAAWVGWFPFLFYATTYIGQLYVNPIFDQHPNLSEDDINKAWEEATRIGTFALLIYAIISFIANMILPLFVVPTYRPITWPEQAYPDTPEENEPCLSRRMSISSLPVGVASEPSLEPTSGKQTESRDESTWLSKLQIPGLTLRRAWLISHVLFAVCMFSTFLISSYQVGSAVIGLVGISWALTLWAPFALISAEVSRIDAERRTRRHQAEMDASPEQYTAANVAGDRGDGADYDEDVENGARPRRTKVEDEEENLAQAGIILGLHNVAVSAPQIFSSLISSAIFKAFQKPRGEPWDDSVGWVLRFGGCAALVAAWLASRVGDRTA, from the exons ATGTCGGCGACGGATGACCGCGTTGCGGACGAGTTTTCTCCCCTAGTGGGTCCTAACCGTacggatgacgatgatgttgtgGACTCGATAACAGTCAGCCAAAGGCATCATGGAGCTCCCCAGGGTGATCACTCGAGGAATTTCGCAGAGACGAAAAGTAGCTGGTATCTGTTTCTGTTGACCCTGTGTATTATTGG TTTGCAGGTGGTGTGGTCGGTAGAGCTATCGAATGGATCG CCTTACCTTCTGTCCCTTGGAATGAGCAAGGCTCTGCTTGCCTTTGTCTGGATCGCGGGACCCCTGACCGGCACACTTGTGCAACCCTACATCGGCATTCGGAGCGATAACTGTCGGATACCATGGGGTAAAAGAAAGCCTTTTATGATCGCTGGTGCTGCGGCGACCATTGTGGCCCTCCTTGCGCTCGCATGGGTGCAAGAGATTGTTGGAGGGGCTCTCGGGATATTCGGTGTCGATCCGGCCTCTGATGGGACTCGGGCGACAATAATCTTTCTAGCGACAGTTCTGATGTACTGTCTAGACTTCGCCATTAATACTG TTCAGGCAGGTATTCGAGCATTCATCGTCGATAATGCTCCCGCTCATCAGCAGGAATCGGCGAATGCTTGGGCTAGTCGGCTTACTGGGGTGGGCAATATCCTTGGATACATTTTTGGTTACCTCGATCTACCCAAAATATTCCCATTTCTTGGAAATACTCAGTTCAAGGTGCTCTGTGCATTGTCCTCATTGGTGCTCGCCATTACGCTGAGCATCAGCTGCTCTTATATCCATGAGCGAGACCCACGGCTCGAAGGACCACCGTCCAAAGATAGTCAAGGACTTGTTGGCTTTTTTCGGCAAGTGTTCAAGTCGATCAAGTTTCTACCTCCGCAGATCGCCAAGGTTTGCCAGGTTCAGCTTGCTGCCTGGGTTGGCTGGTTTCCGTTTTTATTCTATGCAACGACATACATAGGGCAGCTCTATGTCAATCCCATCTTCGATCAGCATCCGAACTTATCCGAGGATGACATTAATAAGGCTTGGGAAGAAGCAACTCGAATTGGAACGTTTGCACTTTTGATTTACGCGATAATCTCGTTTATTGCCAATATGATCTTGCCGCTCTTTGTCGTCCCAACATATAGGCCGATCACGTGGCCGGAGCAGGCTTACCCGGATACTCCAGAGGAGAACGAACCCTGTCTATCCAGAAGGATGTCAATCTCAAGTCTGCCCGTTGGTGTCGCCTCAGAACCCTCCCTAGAACCAACCAGCGGTAAGCAAACCGAAAGTAGGGATGAATCGACATGGTTATCAAAGCTGCAGATACCTGGGCTGACGCTGCGCCGGGCATGGCTTATCTCTCACGTCCTGTTCGCGGTCTGCATGTTCAGCACCTTTCTCATCTCCTCTTATCAGGTTGGATCGGCAGTTATTGGACTTGTGGGCATTTCGTGGGCCTTGACTCTATGGGCTCCCTTTGCCCTGATCTCGGCGGAGGTGTCCCGCATTGACGCGGAGCGTCGGACTCGACGGCATCAGGCAGAGATGGACGCATCTCCTGAACAGTATACCGCTGCGAATGTCGCTGGTGACCGCGGGGATGGTGCTGATTACGACGAAGATGTAGAGAACGGTGCTCGACCGCGACGTACCAAggtcgaggacgaggaagaaaatcTTGCCCAAGCGGGCATCATTCTCGGACTCCATAACGTGGCAGTGTCTGCGCCCCAGATCTTTTCAAGCTTGATTAGTAGCGCTATCTTCAAGGCCTTCCAGAAGCCTAGGGGAGAGCCCTGGGATGACAGTGTTGGATGGGTGCTGAGATTTGGAGGATGCGCTGCTTTAGTTGCGGCCTGGCTGGCCAGTCGCGTTGGGGATCGCACGGCGTAA
- a CDS encoding bifunctional K:H/Na:H antiporter NHX1, protein MASQLMGDVLHQLIRRAADSDEPDDDAPEAGKKEFFSSWALFILIMLLMFALFTSYILQQKKIQAVHETVLSIFAGMFVGLIIRLSPESPIQDSVTFDYQFFFNLLLPPIILASGYELHQANFFRNIGTILTFAFAGTFISAIVLGLVLFIWTRIPLDGLNISFVEAISVGATLSATDPVTILAIFNIYKVEPKLYTVIFGESILNDAIAIVLFETAQKYAESDAGSLTILNLFEAIGLFLLVFFGSMLVGMIVGIMTALGLKYTHVRRMPKIESCLIVLIAYASYFFSNGVHLSGIVSLLFCGITMKHYAYYNMSRRTQLTTKYLFQVMAQLSENFIFIYLGLDLFVETNLQFKPLFILVAVFGICLARYLAVFPLSKAINWFIRYRARRHGLEVADELPFAHQAMLFWAGLRGAVGVALAAGLTGVNAPALRATVLVVVVLTVIIFGGTTARMLEILGIRTGVVEEIESDDEFDIEVTHGGTYYKRSDTGLGYTPRRTDSTIPLDGIQRASLGDRVGSYSSGNNRRPSPPPSTRGHGRMYSKAYRSKDGRDKSSMATLLGNGAGMHSDSSAASEDEFGLRADGRGRGASEPDQVDAFDLDIDDGASDDDLPPSAPTAASRMRRSPSQAQNLTPSQAAPSNGASPARRETGLSAREALRDLFSGGPSGDHAAWFRQLDEDFIKPRLLLDQSNHKGPGAV, encoded by the exons ATGGCGAGCCAACTGATGGGCGACGTCCTTCACCAGCTCATTC GGAGAGCAGCCGACTCGGATGAGCCCGATGACG ATGCTCCTGAGGCCGGAAAAAAGGAGTTCTTCAGCTCCTGGGCTCTTTTCATCCTGATCATGCTGTTGATGTTTGCCTTGTTTACGAGCTATATCCTGCAACAAAAGAAGATCCAAGCGGTTCATGAAACAGTTCTGTCGATCTTTGCTG GTATGTTTGTCGGGTTGATTATCCGACTGAGTCCCGAGTCGCCTATACAAGACAGCGTCACTTTCGACTATcagttcttcttcaacctcctccttcctcctATCATTTTGGCCTCGGGCTACGAGTTACATCAGGCGAATTTCTTCCGCAACATCGGCACTATCCTCACCTTTGCTTTTGCGGGGACGTTCATCTCCGCGATAGTGCTGGGCTTGGTGCTTTTCATTTGGACGCGGATCCCGTTGGACGGCTTGAACATCTCTTTCGTCGAGGCTATATCTGTTGGCGCCACGCTCTCTGCGACGGATCCGGTGACGATCTTGGCCATTTTCAACATCTACAAAGTCGAGCCCAAGCTTTACACGGTCATCTTTGGCGAGTCGATTTTGAACGATGCCATTGCCATTGTCTTGTTCGAGACAGCGCAGAAGTATGCGGAAAGTGACGCTGGCTCACTGACGATCCTCAATCTCTTTGAAGCTATCGGACTCTTTCTGCTTGTCTTCTTTGGTAGTATGCTGGTGGGCATGATTGTTGGAATCATGACCGCACTGGGGCTGAAATACACACACGTTCGTCGCATGCCTAAGATCGAAAGCTGCCTGATTGTCCTCATCGCATATGCCAGCTACTTCTTTTCGAATGGTGTCCATCTATCCG GCATCGTCTCGCTTCTGTTCTGTGGTATCACGATGAAACACTACGCCTACTACAACATGTCGCGGCGGACGCAGTTGACTACCAAATACCTCTTCCAGGTCATGGCCCAATTGTCGgagaacttcatcttcatctaccTGGGTCTTGATTTGTTCGTCGAAACGAATTTACAGTTTAAGCCTCTCTTCATTCTGGTCGCCGTCTTTGGCATCTGCCTTGCTCGTTACCTCGCAGTGTTCCCGTTGTCGAAGGCGATCAACTGGTTCATTCGGTACAGGGCACGCCGTCACGGGTTGGAAGTAGCGGACGAGCTGCCCTTCGCCCATCAAGCAATGCTATTCTGGGCTGGCCTGCGCGGAGCTGTGGGGGTTGCGCTGGCCGCGGGGCTTACAGGGGTGAACGCGCCGGCGTTGCGTGCCACAGTCTTAGTTGTCGTCGTGTTGaccgtcatcatcttcggaGGTACGACTGCTCGCATGCTGGAGATTCTTGGAATTCGCACCGGTGTggtcgaggagatcgagTCCGACGATGAATTCGACATCGAGGTCACCCATGGGGGTACCTATTATAAGCGCTCCGACACTGGCTTGGGGTATACGCCCCGGCGCACTGATTCTACCATTCCTCTGGACGGGATACAGCGAGCAAGTCTCGGTGACAGGGTCGGCAGCTATTCCAGTGGCAATAACCGCCGTCCTAGCCCACCTCCGTCAACTCGGGGCCATGGACGGATGTATTCGAAAGCCTACAGATCCAAGGACGGGCGCGATAAATCATCGATGGCCACGCTTCTCGGGAACGGGGCTGGAATGCACAGTGATAGCAGTGCTGCTAGTGAGGATGAATTTGGCCTGAGAGCCGATGGGCGCGGCCGAGGGGCGTCAGAGCCGGACCAGGTTGATGCATTCGATTTGGATATCGATGATGGTGCTTCTGACGACGATCTACCCCCCTCTGCGCCGACTGCGGCTTCTAGAATGCGGCGGTCACCATCGCAGGCACAGAATCTGACGCCTTCACAAGCTGCTCCGTCGAACGGAGCGTCGCCCGCAAGGAGAGAGACAGGACTGAGTGCGAGGGAAGCTCTTCGTGATCTGTTCTCGGGTGGACCATCCGGCGATCATGCGGCCTGGTTCCGACAGCTGGACGAGGACTTTATCAAGCCGCGGCTGCTGCTAGATCAGTCCAATCACAAGGGCCCAGGTGCCGTTTGA
- a CDS encoding putative GABA permease: MAEKSRAMDAKSKVAQTVDPDIAVEPGDMELLATLGYKQELRRHYSTTQIFAVAFSIMGLLPSIASTLSFSLPAGPVGMVWGKSFGSLSVGWLVASVFIFIVGLAMADLASAMPTAGGLYFWTHYFSDEKWKNPLSFVVGYSNTIGLVGGVCSIDYGFATMLLSLVSIARDGEWTASRPVVYATYVACVVVHGLITTFFARIMPKIQTLCIVSNIGLVVATVIALPIGKAINGGPVNPGSYVFGHTDNLTTWPAGWAFMLAWLSPIWTIGAFDSCVHMSEEATHATRAVPLGILWSTGLCGILGFLSLAVIAAVMDTNLEKVLGTAFGQPMAQIYYDALGKPGALGFMAVVAVVQFFMGLSLVLAASRQSWAFSRDGALPFSSFFRHVSKRIRYQPVRMIWGVVTAAVIIGLLCLINSAASNALFSLAVAGNDLAWLTPIFARLVWGGERFHPGEFYTGQLSKPIAVTAIVYLFFAIVLCMFPTLGPGPTPEDMNYTVVINSALWGGALLYYLLYARKFYKGPQTTVGQPSSTPSETNLEKLDGEKGVN, translated from the exons ATGGCGGAAAAGTCTCGAGCTATGGACGCCAAGTCCAAGGTTGCGCAGACAGTCGATCCTGATATCGCTGTCGAGCCTGGCGACATGGAGTTACTCG CGACGCTGGGGTACAAGCAAGAGCTTCGACGACATTACTCCACTACCCAGATCTTTGCGGTTGCGTTCAGCATCATGGGGTTGTTACCCTCCATTGCATCTACCTTGTCGTTCTCGTTGCCTGCGGGTCCAGTGGGCATGGTCTGG GGTAAGAGCTTTGGGTCACTGTCTGTGG GATGGCTCGTTGCAAGCGTGTTCATCTTTATCGTTGGCCTGGCTATG GCTGATCTGGCATCCGCGATGCCAACCGCTGGCGGTCTTTATTTCTGGACGCATTATTTCAGCGACgagaaatggaagaatcCTCTGAGTTTTGTGGTTGGATACAGCAACACTATCGGCCTTGTGGGTGGTGTCTGCTCGATTGATT ATGGGTTTGCGACCATGTTGCTCTCGCTCGTGTCTATTGCCCGCGATGGGGAGTGGACTGCTTCCCGCCCAGTCGTGTATGCCACCTACGTCGCTTGTGTCGTCGTACACGGGTTGATCACCACGTTCTTTGCGCGCATCATGCCGAAGATCCAGACGCTCTGTATCGTCAGCAACATCGGGCTCGTGGTAGCAACCGTGATTGCGCTCCCGATTGGCAAGGCGATAAATGGCGGGCCGGTGAACCCGGGTTCCTATGTCTTCGGACATACTGATAACCTGACCACATGGCCAGCGGGCTGGGCGTTTATGCTTGCGTGGCTCTCGCCTATCTGGACCATTGGCGCCTTTGATTCCTGCGTTCATATGAGCGAGGAGGCTACTCATGCCACACGTGCCGTGCCGCTTGGTATCCTCTGGTCGACCGGGCTGTGTGGTATCCTGGGGTTTCTGTCTCTTGCAGTTATAGCAGCTGTGATGGATACCAACCTGGAGAAAGTGTTGGGAACTGCTTTTGGTCAACCGATGGCGCAG ATCTACTACGACGCACTCGGCAAACCCGGTGCACTGGGCTTCATGGCcgtcgtcgccgtcgtccaGTTCTTCATGGGCCTGAGTCTCGTCCTCGCAGCCTCCCGACAGAGCTGGGCCTTCTCCCGCGACGGCGCCctccccttctcctccttcttccggcACGTCAGCAAACGCATCCGCTACCAGCCCGTCCGCATGATCTGGGGTGTCGTCACAGccgccgtcatcatcggTCTACTCTGCCTCATCAACAGCGCCGCCTCGAACGCTCTGTTCTCTCTCGCCGTCGCGGGGAACGATCTAGCCTGGCTGACCCCCATTTTTGCGCGGCTCGTCTGGGGCGGCGAGCGCTTCCACCCGGGAGAATTTTACACGGGCCAGCTGAGCAAGCCTATCGCCGTCACGGCCATCGTCTATCTCTTCTTTGCGATCGTCTTGTGCATGTTTCCCACCCTGGGACCTGGTCCAACTC CTGAGGACATGAACTATACTGTTGTCATCAACAGTGCGCTTTGGGGTGGTGCGCTGTTGTATTATCTGCTGTATGCGCGCAAGTTCTACAAGGGTCCGCAGACGACTGTTGGACAGCCGTCGTCCACTCCTTCGGAGACGAATCTGGAGAAGTTGGATGGGGAGAAGGGCGTCAATTGA
- the alcC gene encoding zinc-dependent alcohol dehydrogenase, translating into MTIPDKQWAQVVLEKGSPPVYKEIPVPKPGPDDILVKLRYSGVCHTDLHAMKGDWPLALKLPLVGGHEGVGVVVAKGELVTGFEIGDHAGIKWLNGSCMECEFCKQSEEPLCPRATMSGYTVDGTFQQYCVAKATHASKIPNGVPLDAAAPILCAGLTVYKGLKESGARPGQTVAIVGAGGGLGSLAQQYAKAMGLRVVAIDGGDEKREMCEKLGAEAYIDFTKSTNVVEDVKAATPGGLGAHAVLLLAVSEKPFQQATDYVRSRGTIVAIGMPAGAYLKAPVFNTVVKMITIKGSYVGNRQDGVEAIDFFARGLINAPFKKAPLKDLPRIFELMEQGKVAGRYVLEIPE; encoded by the exons ATGACAATCCCAGACAAGCAATGGGCCCAGGTGGTTTTAGAGAAGGGCAGCCCACCGGTCTACAAGGAGATACCCGTGCCCAAACCCGGTCCTGATGACATTCTTGTCAAACTCCGTTACTCGGGTGTATGCCACACAGATCTGCATGCCATGAAGGGCGACTGGCCCCTCGCGCTAAAATTGCCTCTTGTCGGAGGCCATGAGGGTGTCGGGGTGGTTGTGGCCAAAGGCGAGCTGGTGACTGGCTTCGAGATTGGCGATCACGCAGGTATCAAGTGGTTGAACGGGTCCTGCATGGAATGTGAATTCTGTAAGCAGTCTGAAGAGCCTCTTTGTCCCCGCGCAACCATGTCCGGATACACGGTCGACGGCACATTCCAGCAATACTGCGTCGCCAAAGCCACTCATGCCTCCAAAATCCCCAACGGCGTCCCCCTTGATGCGGCAGCTCCAATCCTCTGTGCCGGCCTCACGGTCTACAAGGGCCTGAAGGAATCTGGCGCTCGGCCAGGGCAGACAGTCGCGATCGTGGGCGCAGGAGGTGGTCTAGGCTCTCTCGCCCAGCAATACGCCAAAGCGATGGGATTGCGAGTCGTAGCGatcgatggcggcgatgagaAGCGAGAAATGTGCGAGAAACTCGGTGCAGAG GCCTATATCGACTTTACCAAATCCACGAACGTCGTCGAGGACGTCAAAGCCGCCACCCCGGGGGGACTCGGCGCCCACgccgtcctcctcctcgccgtctcGGAGAAGCCCTTCCAGCAAGCTACGGATTATGTCCGCTCGCGTGGTACTATCGTCGCGATCGGTATGCCCGCGGGCGCGTACCTGAAAGCACCTGTGTTCAACACCGTCGTCAAGATGATCACCATCAAGGGCAGTTACGTGGGGAATCGGCAGGATGGTGTCGAGGCAATTGACTTCTTCGCCAGGGGGCTCATCAATGCGCCGTTCAAAAAAGCGCCGTTGAAGGACCTTCCGCGTATATTTGAGCTGATGG AACAAGGCAAGGTCGCTGGTCGATACGTTCTTGAAATACCTGAGTGA